A DNA window from Castanea sativa cultivar Marrone di Chiusa Pesio chromosome 7, ASM4071231v1 contains the following coding sequences:
- the LOC142642710 gene encoding cucurbitadienol 11-hydroxylase-like isoform X2, producing the protein MWTIGLIVAALVIYLGYWLNKWSNPKCNGVLPPGSMGLPLIGETLQLIVPSYSLDLHPFIKKKAQKYGPIFRTSVAGSPIVLSIDPEFNHYIVKQEGRLVEVWYMDSFAKLFNMEGENKINVIGVVHKYFRSIILNHCGADPLKENLLPQIEEFVNKTLQTWSSHPLVEMKHAASVDQNEALSMLRKILKDRINSPERHYEDLLDQAINDMDKEKFLSEDLIVNVVFAMLFASFESISAALSLTLNLVAEHPTVLQELTDEHEAILKNRESPNSTLTWDEYKSMTFTHQVINEVLRLGSVAPGLLRKALKDIEFKGYTIPAGWTIMLVNSAIQLNPNTYKDPLAFNPWRWKDLDSLFVSKNFMPFGGGIRQCAGAEYSKTFLATFLHVLVTKYRWTKVKGGTNVRNPVLGFTDGLHIKFSAISN; encoded by the exons ATGTGGACAATTGGATTAATTGTAGCAGCACTGGTCATATATTTGGGTTACTGGCTTAACAAATGGAGCAATCCAAAGTGCAATGGAGTCCTCCCTCCAGGTTCCATGGGTCTACCCCTTATTGGAGAGACCCTTCAGTTGATTGTTCCAAGTTACTCTCTAGACCTCCATccatttatcaaaaagaaagcTCAGAA ATATGGGCCAATATTTCGAACTAGTGTGGCTGGTTCACCCATAGTATTATCAATAGATCCTGAATTCAACCATTACATTGTTAAACAAGAAGGAAGATTAGTTGAAGTGTGGTACATGGATTCATTTGCCAAGCTTTTCAACATGGAAGGCGAAAATAAGATAAATGTAATTGGTGTTGTCCACAAGTACTTTAGAAGTATCATATTGAATCACTGTGGTGCTGATCCACTTAAGGAAAATTTGCTTCCTCAAATTGAAGAATTTGTTAACAAAACCCTACAAACATGGTCAAGTCATCCTTTAGTTGAAATGAAACATGCAGCATCAGTG gaCCAAAATGAAGCATTGAGTATGTTgaggaaaatattaaaagacAGAATCAATTCACCAGAAAGACATTATGAAGATTTGCTTGATCAAGCTATAAATGACATGGATAAGGAGAAATTCTTATCAGAAGACCTCATCGTCAATGTGGTTTTTGCAATGTTATTCGCTAGCTTTGAGTCCATTTCAGCAGCATTGTCGTTGACTCTCAACTTAGTTGCGGAGCATCCCACAGTTTTGCAAGAGTTGACG GATGAGCATGAGGCAATTCTTAAGAACAGAGAGAGTCCAAATTCCACACTCACATGGGATGAATATAAGTCGATGACCTTTACTCATCAA GTAATCAATGAAGTTCTTAGGTTGGGAAGTGTTGCTCCTGGGTTACTACGAAAAGCACTGAAAGATATTGAATTTAAAG GATATACAATTCCAGCTGGTTGGACCATTATGCTTGTAAATTCCGCTATTCAATTAAACCCAAACACATACAAGGATCCACTTGCTTTCAATCCATGGCGCTGGAAG GATCTTGACTCATTGTTTGTATCTAAGAATTTCATGCCTTTTGGAGGAGGAATTAGACAATGTGCTGGGGCAGAGTATAGTAAAACGTTCTTGGCTACCTTCCTCCATGTTTTGGTCACCAAATATAG gTGGACAAAGGTCAAGGGTGGAACCAATGTTCGAAATCCTGTTCTCGGATTTACAGATGGCCTCCACATTAAATTCTCTGCGATAAGCaattaa
- the LOC142642710 gene encoding cucurbitadienol 11-hydroxylase-like isoform X1 gives MWTIGLIVAALVIYLGYWLNKWSNPKCNGVLPPGSMGLPLIGETLQLIVPSYSLDLHPFIKKKAQKYGPIFRTSVAGSPIVLSIDPEFNHYIVKQEGRLVEVWYMDSFAKLFNMEGENKINVIGVVHKYFRSIILNHCGADPLKENLLPQIEEFVNKTLQTWSSHPLVEMKHAASVMAFDFTAKLFISYDAENSPMKMSEKFTNILGGFISFPLNIPGTTFHKCLKDQNEALSMLRKILKDRINSPERHYEDLLDQAINDMDKEKFLSEDLIVNVVFAMLFASFESISAALSLTLNLVAEHPTVLQELTDEHEAILKNRESPNSTLTWDEYKSMTFTHQVINEVLRLGSVAPGLLRKALKDIEFKGYTIPAGWTIMLVNSAIQLNPNTYKDPLAFNPWRWKDLDSLFVSKNFMPFGGGIRQCAGAEYSKTFLATFLHVLVTKYRWTKVKGGTNVRNPVLGFTDGLHIKFSAISN, from the exons ATGTGGACAATTGGATTAATTGTAGCAGCACTGGTCATATATTTGGGTTACTGGCTTAACAAATGGAGCAATCCAAAGTGCAATGGAGTCCTCCCTCCAGGTTCCATGGGTCTACCCCTTATTGGAGAGACCCTTCAGTTGATTGTTCCAAGTTACTCTCTAGACCTCCATccatttatcaaaaagaaagcTCAGAA ATATGGGCCAATATTTCGAACTAGTGTGGCTGGTTCACCCATAGTATTATCAATAGATCCTGAATTCAACCATTACATTGTTAAACAAGAAGGAAGATTAGTTGAAGTGTGGTACATGGATTCATTTGCCAAGCTTTTCAACATGGAAGGCGAAAATAAGATAAATGTAATTGGTGTTGTCCACAAGTACTTTAGAAGTATCATATTGAATCACTGTGGTGCTGATCCACTTAAGGAAAATTTGCTTCCTCAAATTGAAGAATTTGTTAACAAAACCCTACAAACATGGTCAAGTCATCCTTTAGTTGAAATGAAACATGCAGCATCAGTG ATGGCATTTGATTTCACTGCAAAGCTATTCATTAGTTATGATGCTGAAAATTCACCTATGAAAATGAGCGAGAAGTTCACTAATATCCTAGGAGGTTTCATATCATTTCCCTTGAATATCCCTGGTACTACATTCCATAAATGTTTAAAG gaCCAAAATGAAGCATTGAGTATGTTgaggaaaatattaaaagacAGAATCAATTCACCAGAAAGACATTATGAAGATTTGCTTGATCAAGCTATAAATGACATGGATAAGGAGAAATTCTTATCAGAAGACCTCATCGTCAATGTGGTTTTTGCAATGTTATTCGCTAGCTTTGAGTCCATTTCAGCAGCATTGTCGTTGACTCTCAACTTAGTTGCGGAGCATCCCACAGTTTTGCAAGAGTTGACG GATGAGCATGAGGCAATTCTTAAGAACAGAGAGAGTCCAAATTCCACACTCACATGGGATGAATATAAGTCGATGACCTTTACTCATCAA GTAATCAATGAAGTTCTTAGGTTGGGAAGTGTTGCTCCTGGGTTACTACGAAAAGCACTGAAAGATATTGAATTTAAAG GATATACAATTCCAGCTGGTTGGACCATTATGCTTGTAAATTCCGCTATTCAATTAAACCCAAACACATACAAGGATCCACTTGCTTTCAATCCATGGCGCTGGAAG GATCTTGACTCATTGTTTGTATCTAAGAATTTCATGCCTTTTGGAGGAGGAATTAGACAATGTGCTGGGGCAGAGTATAGTAAAACGTTCTTGGCTACCTTCCTCCATGTTTTGGTCACCAAATATAG gTGGACAAAGGTCAAGGGTGGAACCAATGTTCGAAATCCTGTTCTCGGATTTACAGATGGCCTCCACATTAAATTCTCTGCGATAAGCaattaa